In Streptococcus oralis, a single window of DNA contains:
- a CDS encoding response regulator transcription factor → MTYTILIVEDEYLVRQGLSKLVNVAAYDMEITGQAENGRQAWDLIQKQVPDIILTDINMPQLNGIQLASLVRETYPQAHLVFLTGYDDFDYALSAVKLGVDDYLLKPFSRQDIEEMLRKIKQKLDKEEKEEQLQDLLTDKFEGNLAQKIQSHLADSQFSLKSLASDLGFSPTYLSSLIKKELGLPFQDYLVRERVKQAKLLLLTTDLKIYEIAEKVGFEDMNYFTQRFKQIAGVTPRQFKKGEGR, encoded by the coding sequence ATGACCTACACAATCTTAATCGTAGAAGATGAGTATCTGGTAAGACAAGGTTTGAGCAAGCTGGTCAATGTAGCAGCCTACGATATGGAAATCACCGGTCAGGCTGAAAATGGAAGACAGGCTTGGGATTTGATTCAAAAGCAGGTGCCAGACATCATTTTAACCGATATCAATATGCCTCAGCTAAATGGCATCCAGTTGGCCAGTCTGGTACGAGAAACCTATCCTCAGGCGCATCTGGTATTTTTGACAGGATACGATGATTTTGATTATGCCTTATCTGCCGTCAAACTCGGTGTAGATGACTACCTGCTCAAGCCCTTTTCTCGTCAGGATATTGAGGAAATGTTGAGGAAAATCAAGCAAAAACTAGACAAGGAAGAAAAAGAAGAGCAGTTACAAGATTTATTAACCGATAAGTTTGAAGGAAATCTGGCTCAGAAGATCCAGTCTCATCTGGCTGACAGTCAGTTTAGTTTGAAGTCTTTGGCCAGTGACCTAGGTTTTAGTCCGACTTATTTGAGTTCCTTGATTAAGAAAGAGTTGGGCTTACCTTTTCAGGATTACCTGGTGAGAGAGCGTGTCAAACAAGCCAAGCTCTTACTTCTGACCACGGATTTAAAGATTTATGAGATAGCCGAAAAGGTTGGCTTTGAAGATATGAACTACTTTACCCAACGTTTTAAACAGATTGCAGGTGTGACACCTCGTCAGTTTAAGAAAGGGGAAGGCCGATGA
- the msrB gene encoding peptide-methionine (R)-S-oxide reductase MsrB — protein MNDKVKLFVLAGVILLALTGFYFLLMRNAGQTDSSQIEKASVSQGGKTVKKTEVSKDADLHEIYLAGGCFWGVEEYFSRVSGVTDAVSGYANGRGETTKYELINQTGHAETVHVTYDAKQISLKEILLHYFRIINPTSKNKQGNDVGTQYRTGVYYTDDKDLEVINQVFDEVAKKYDQPLAVEKENLKNFVVAEDYHQDYLKKNPNGYCHINVNQAAYPVIDASKYPKPSDEELKKTLSTEEYAVTQKNQTERAFSNRYWDKFESGIYVDVATGEPLFSSKDKFESGCGWPSFTQPISPDVATYKEDKSYNMTRMEVRSRVGDSHLGHVFTDGPQDKGGLRYCINSLSIRFIPKDQMAEKGYAYLLDYVD, from the coding sequence ATGAATGATAAAGTTAAACTTTTTGTCTTGGCAGGGGTCATTCTCCTAGCCTTAACCGGTTTCTATTTTCTATTGATGCGAAATGCAGGGCAGACAGATAGCTCGCAAATTGAGAAAGCATCCGTTAGCCAAGGAGGAAAAACAGTGAAAAAAACAGAAGTGAGTAAAGACGCAGACTTGCACGAAATTTATCTAGCTGGGGGATGTTTCTGGGGAGTGGAGGAATACTTCTCACGCGTGTCTGGAGTAACCGATGCCGTTTCAGGCTATGCGAACGGTAGAGGGGAAACAACCAAATACGAATTGATTAACCAAACAGGACATGCAGAGACTGTCCATGTCACCTATGATGCTAAGCAAATTTCCCTCAAGGAAATTCTTCTTCATTACTTCCGCATTATCAATCCAACCAGCAAAAATAAACAAGGAAATGATGTGGGGACTCAGTATCGTACCGGCGTATATTACACAGATGATAAGGATTTGGAAGTAATCAACCAAGTCTTTGATGAGGTGGCTAAGAAATACGACCAACCTCTGGCAGTTGAAAAGGAAAACTTGAAGAATTTTGTGGTGGCGGAGGATTACCATCAAGACTACCTCAAGAAAAATCCAAATGGCTACTGTCATATCAATGTTAATCAGGCTGCCTATCCCGTCATCGATGCCAGCAAATATCCTAAACCAAGTGATGAGGAATTGAAGAAGACCTTGTCAACTGAGGAGTATGCAGTTACCCAGAAAAATCAAACAGAACGAGCTTTTTCAAACCGTTACTGGGATAAATTTGAATCCGGTATCTATGTGGATGTGGCAACTGGTGAACCCCTCTTTTCATCAAAAGACAAGTTTGAGTCTGGTTGTGGCTGGCCTAGTTTCACCCAACCCATCAGCCCAGATGTTGCTACCTACAAAGAAGATAAGTCCTACAATATGACACGCATGGAAGTGCGGAGCCGAGTTGGAGATTCTCACCTTGGCCATGTCTTTACAGATGGACCACAGGACAAGGGTGGCTTGCGCTACTGTATCAATAGTCTTTCTATCCGATTTATTCCCAAAGACCAAATGGCAGAAAAAGGCTATGCCTATTTACTAGATTATGTTGATTAA
- a CDS encoding redoxin family protein produces the protein MKKWQTCLLGVGSICCLVACSAKNMSDESTMKEQSKTEQVSSQTATKGQVVADFELMGVDGKTYRLSDYKGKKVYLKFWASWCSICLASLPDTDEIAKDAGDDYVVLTVVSPGHKGEQSEADFKNWYKGLDYKNFPVLIDSSGKLLESYGVRSYPTQAFIDKEGKLVKTQPGFMDKDMILKELKEMG, from the coding sequence ATGAAAAAATGGCAAACATGTCTCCTTGGAGTAGGCTCAATTTGTTGCTTGGTAGCCTGTTCGGCTAAAAACATGTCAGACGAGTCTACTATGAAGGAGCAATCCAAAACAGAACAAGTTAGTTCACAAACTGCGACTAAAGGTCAGGTGGTTGCTGATTTTGAACTGATGGGAGTAGATGGTAAGACCTACCGTTTATCTGATTACAAGGGCAAGAAAGTCTATCTTAAATTCTGGGCTTCTTGGTGTTCCATCTGTCTAGCCAGTCTTCCAGATACCGATGAAATCGCTAAGGATGCTGGTGATGACTATGTAGTTTTGACAGTGGTCTCTCCTGGTCACAAGGGGGAGCAATCTGAAGCGGACTTTAAGAATTGGTACAAGGGCTTGGATTATAAAAATTTTCCAGTTTTAATTGATTCATCAGGTAAACTCTTGGAAAGTTATGGTGTCCGTTCTTACCCCACTCAAGCCTTTATAGACAAGGAAGGCAAGCTGGTCAAAACGCAACCAGGTTTTATGGATAAGGATATGATTTTAAAAGAATTGAAAGAAATGGGGTAG
- the ccdA2 gene encoding thiol-disulfide oxidoreductase-associated membrane protein CcdA2 — MDNVIFFISVFLAGILSFFSPCILPLLPVYAGVLLDDKNDAQASSGKFSISLVSLLRTLAFIAGISFVFILLGYGAGFLGNLLYASWFQYVTGAIIILLGLHQMEVLHLQGLYKERRLQLKRQGQKGNGYSQAFLLGLTFSFAWTPCVGPVLGSVLALAASGGSGAWQGAGLMLVYTLGLALPFLVLALASSYVLKHFRKLHPYLGILKKVGGFLIIVMGILVLLGNASILTTLFE, encoded by the coding sequence ATGGACAATGTAATCTTTTTTATTAGTGTTTTTCTTGCTGGAATTCTTTCCTTCTTTTCTCCTTGTATTTTACCCTTGTTGCCAGTCTATGCAGGAGTCTTATTGGATGATAAGAATGATGCTCAGGCTTCTAGTGGAAAATTTTCAATCTCACTTGTTAGTTTATTGCGAACTCTGGCCTTTATAGCGGGGATTTCCTTTGTTTTTATCTTACTGGGTTATGGAGCTGGTTTTTTAGGCAATTTGCTGTATGCTTCTTGGTTTCAGTATGTGACGGGTGCGATTATCATTCTCTTGGGCTTGCACCAGATGGAAGTCTTACATTTGCAGGGACTCTACAAGGAAAGAAGGCTACAATTAAAGAGACAAGGGCAAAAGGGTAACGGCTATAGTCAGGCATTTTTACTGGGGTTAACCTTTAGTTTTGCTTGGACGCCATGTGTGGGGCCGGTTCTGGGCTCTGTTTTGGCTTTGGCGGCTTCAGGTGGTTCAGGTGCTTGGCAGGGAGCTGGTCTCATGTTGGTTTACACGCTGGGTTTGGCACTACCATTTTTAGTTCTAGCTCTTGCCTCCAGCTATGTTTTGAAACATTTCCGAAAACTCCATCCTTATCTCGGAATCCTCAAAAAAGTGGGTGGTTTCCTCATTATCGTGATGGGAATCTTGGTGCTTTTGGGAAATGCTTCCATTTTGACTACATTATTTGAATAG
- a CDS encoding GNAT family N-acetyltransferase, translated as MKAIGTQMLETERLILRRFVESDAEAMFQNWASSAENLIYVSWDPHPDVEVTRNSIRNWVASYTNPNYYKWAICLKENPEHVIGDISIIEMHEEDLSCEIGYVLGKDYWGRGMMTEALKAVLDFCFTQAGFQKVRARYASLNPASGRVMEKAEMSYLKTIANGVERKDYVADLIYYQISREDR; from the coding sequence ATGAAAGCAATCGGTACGCAAATGTTAGAGACGGAACGTTTAATCTTGAGAAGATTTGTGGAGAGTGATGCGGAAGCCATGTTTCAAAATTGGGCTTCGTCTGCTGAGAATCTAATCTATGTCTCTTGGGATCCTCATCCTGATGTTGAGGTGACTCGGAACTCGATTCGAAATTGGGTTGCATCCTATACCAATCCCAACTATTACAAATGGGCCATTTGTCTCAAAGAAAACCCTGAGCATGTGATAGGAGATATCAGCATCATTGAAATGCACGAGGAAGATTTAAGTTGTGAAATTGGGTATGTTTTAGGAAAAGATTATTGGGGTCGTGGTATGATGACGGAGGCCTTGAAAGCTGTGTTAGACTTTTGTTTTACTCAAGCAGGCTTTCAAAAAGTCAGAGCTCGTTACGCCAGTCTCAACCCAGCTTCAGGCCGTGTGATGGAAAAAGCGGAAATGTCTTATCTAAAAACCATTGCCAATGGTGTGGAGAGAAAAGACTACGTTGCGGACCTTATTTATTACCAGATAAGTAGGGAGGACAGGTGA
- the nadE gene encoding ammonia-dependent NAD(+) synthetase has product MSLQETIIQQLGVKPVIDAQEEIRRSIDFLKRYLKKHPFLKTFVLGISGGQDSTLAGRLAQLAMEEMRAETGDDSYQFIAVRLPYGVQADEADAQKALAFIQPDVSLVVNIKESADAMTAAVEATGSPVSDFNKGNIKARSRMIAQYALAGAHSGAVIGTDHAAENITGFFTKFGDGGADILPLYRLNKRQGKQLLKELGADPALYEKIPTADLEEEKPGIADEVALGVTYAEIDDYLEGKTISPEAQATIENWWHKGQHKRHLPITVFDDFWE; this is encoded by the coding sequence ATGAGTTTGCAAGAGACCATTATCCAGCAACTGGGCGTCAAACCAGTGATTGATGCTCAGGAAGAAATTCGTCGTTCGATTGACTTCTTAAAGAGATACTTGAAAAAACACCCCTTCCTTAAAACCTTTGTACTAGGGATTTCTGGGGGTCAAGACTCAACCTTGGCGGGGCGCTTGGCACAATTAGCGATGGAAGAAATGCGAGCAGAGACAGGAGATGACAGCTACCAATTTATCGCTGTCCGCCTGCCATACGGAGTGCAAGCTGATGAAGCAGATGCTCAAAAAGCTCTTGCTTTCATCCAGCCAGATGTCAGTCTAGTTGTAAATATCAAGGAATCAGCTGATGCTATGACAGCTGCAGTCGAAGCGACAGGAAGTCCTGTTTCAGACTTTAACAAGGGCAATATTAAAGCTCGTAGTCGTATGATTGCTCAATATGCCCTTGCGGGTGCCCATAGCGGAGCCGTCATTGGAACAGACCATGCTGCGGAAAATATCACAGGTTTCTTTACTAAGTTTGGTGATGGTGGTGCAGACATTCTCCCTCTTTACCGCCTCAATAAACGCCAAGGAAAACAACTCTTGAAGGAACTTGGTGCAGACCCAGCCCTTTATGAAAAAATCCCAACAGCAGATTTGGAAGAAGAAAAACCAGGTATTGCAGACGAAGTAGCCTTGGGAGTCACTTATGCAGAAATTGATGACTACCTTGAAGGCAAAACCATCAGTCCAGAAGCCCAAGCAACTATCGAAAACTGGTGGCACAAAGGCCAACACAAACGCCACCTACCAATCACCGTATTTGATGACTTTTGGGAGTAA
- a CDS encoding nicotinate phosphoribosyltransferase, producing the protein MYPDDSLTLHTDLYQINMMQVYFDQGIHNKKAVFEVYFRQQPFQNGYAVFAGLERIVHYLEDLRFSDSDIAYLETLGYHGEFLDYLRNLKLELTVRSAQEGDLVFANEPIVQVEGPLAQCQLVETALLNIVNFQTLIATKAARIRSVIEDEPLMEFGTRRAQEMDAAIWGTRAAVIGGANGTSNVRAGKLFGIPVLGTHAHALVQVYGNDYEAFKAYASTHRDCVFLVDTYDTLRIGVPAAIQVARELGDKINFKGVRIDSGDIAYISKKVRQQLDEAGYPDAKIYASNDLDENTILNLKMQHAKIDVWGVGTKLITAYDQPALGAVYKIVAIEDETGKMRNTIKLSSNAEKVSTPGKKQVWRITSREKGKSEGDYITYDGVDVASMTEIKMFHPTYTYIKKTVRNFDAVPLLVDIFKEGTLVYDLPSLTDIQAYARKEFDKLWDEYKRVLNPQHYPVDLARDIWQDKMDLIDKMRKEALGEGEEE; encoded by the coding sequence ATGTATCCAGATGATAGTTTGACATTGCACACGGACTTGTACCAGATTAACATGATGCAAGTTTACTTTGACCAAGGAATTCACAATAAGAAGGCGGTCTTTGAAGTTTATTTCCGCCAGCAACCTTTTCAGAACGGTTATGCAGTTTTTGCTGGTTTGGAAAGAATTGTACATTATCTTGAAGACTTACGCTTTTCAGATAGCGATATTGCCTACTTGGAGACGCTTGGGTATCATGGAGAATTCTTGGATTACCTACGAAATCTCAAGTTAGAACTAACGGTTCGTTCTGCTCAGGAAGGGGACTTGGTTTTTGCTAATGAGCCGATTGTACAGGTAGAAGGTCCTCTAGCTCAATGTCAATTGGTCGAAACGGCTCTCTTAAACATCGTTAACTTTCAAACCTTGATAGCGACCAAGGCAGCACGTATTCGTTCGGTCATTGAAGATGAACCCTTGATGGAATTCGGGACACGTCGTGCGCAAGAAATGGATGCAGCTATCTGGGGAACACGCGCAGCTGTGATTGGTGGCGCCAACGGAACCAGCAACGTGCGAGCAGGGAAGCTCTTTGGGATTCCCGTTCTAGGAACTCATGCCCATGCCTTGGTACAGGTTTATGGAAACGACTATGAAGCCTTCAAGGCTTATGCATCAACCCATCGTGACTGTGTCTTTCTAGTAGATACTTATGATACGCTTCGTATCGGTGTGCCAGCTGCCATTCAGGTAGCGCGTGAGTTAGGTGATAAGATCAATTTTAAAGGCGTTCGTATTGACTCAGGGGATATAGCCTATATTTCCAAGAAAGTTCGTCAACAGTTAGATGAGGCTGGATACCCAGATGCCAAAATTTACGCTTCCAATGACCTAGATGAAAATACTATCCTTAACCTCAAAATGCAACACGCTAAGATTGATGTCTGGGGGGTGGGTACCAAGCTGATTACAGCCTATGATCAGCCAGCTCTTGGGGCAGTTTATAAGATTGTGGCTATTGAAGATGAAACTGGTAAGATGCGCAATACCATCAAGCTTTCAAGTAATGCTGAAAAAGTATCGACCCCAGGTAAGAAGCAAGTATGGCGCATTACCAGTCGTGAAAAAGGCAAGTCAGAAGGTGACTACATTACTTATGATGGTGTGGATGTTGCCAGCATGACAGAAATCAAAATGTTCCATCCGACCTATACTTACATCAAGAAGACCGTTCGTAATTTTGATGCTGTTCCTCTCTTGGTGGACATCTTCAAAGAAGGAACATTAGTTTACGATTTGCCTAGTTTGACTGACATTCAAGCCTATGCTCGTAAGGAATTTGACAAGCTTTGGGATGAGTATAAACGGGTACTCAATCCGCAACATTACCCGGTAGACTTGGCGCGCGATATTTGGCAGGACAAAATGGACTTGATTGACAAGATGCGCAAAGAAGCCCTTGGTGAAGGAGAAGAAGAATGA
- a CDS encoding DUF6773 family protein produces MKNRFFYYQLLDEREEQLMNKAGTESFNVFIGLILLSYLVAVLAPALFNPNILLVTLLLGIFFFFNRARQLGVTYYSRFHFTIVGCLLVTLAITTLLMLENYQFNIEIYQHNPLNVKYLSTWVLTYLIYLPWVFIGNLGLKSYGEWAQKKFEQDMDELENGE; encoded by the coding sequence ATGAAAAATAGATTTTTTTATTATCAATTACTAGACGAAAGAGAAGAACAACTGATGAATAAAGCTGGGACAGAGTCTTTTAATGTGTTTATCGGGCTCATTCTCCTAAGTTATTTGGTGGCTGTGTTAGCACCTGCTCTTTTTAATCCTAATATTCTTCTGGTTACCCTTCTTTTAGGAATTTTCTTCTTTTTCAATCGTGCACGACAACTTGGAGTGACCTACTATAGTCGTTTTCATTTTACGATTGTAGGGTGTTTGCTGGTAACTCTCGCTATTACGACTCTCTTGATGTTGGAGAATTATCAATTCAATATCGAAATTTATCAGCACAATCCTCTGAACGTTAAATATTTGTCTACTTGGGTCCTTACTTATCTGATTTACCTTCCTTGGGTTTTTATCGGCAATCTCGGCCTTAAAAGTTATGGCGAATGGGCTCAAAAAAAGTTTGAGCAAGATATGGATGAACTGGAGAATGGAGAATAG
- a CDS encoding DUF6773 family protein, whose amino-acid sequence MKNRKKLVIKDERTEKLDGNISGEILLGMCLFLALEIFAKLYIFNLTLLSYLPELLLLIGVGLYAIIRRMYVGIDIRDIVENTGKERILSALGFSIVILLIDIVGNREELVNLLTWKYSLKVVLAVIIYLVGSFSMDRVILYLNRRNQQVWEEEDEK is encoded by the coding sequence ATGAAAAATAGAAAGAAACTTGTGATCAAAGATGAACGTACGGAAAAATTGGACGGAAACATTTCAGGAGAAATTCTCTTGGGAATGTGCCTATTTTTGGCACTGGAAATTTTTGCAAAACTTTATATCTTCAATTTAACACTTCTGTCCTATTTACCAGAATTACTTTTATTGATTGGAGTCGGTTTGTATGCCATTATTCGCCGCATGTATGTAGGGATTGATATTCGAGATATTGTTGAGAATACTGGAAAAGAAAGAATTTTATCTGCTTTGGGATTTTCTATAGTGATTTTATTGATTGATATCGTAGGCAATCGCGAGGAACTGGTCAATCTATTGACTTGGAAGTACTCCCTAAAAGTGGTTCTAGCAGTTATCATCTATCTCGTTGGGAGTTTTTCTATGGATAGAGTTATCCTATACTTGAATCGCAGAAATCAGCAAGTTTGGGAGGAAGAAGATGAAAAATAG
- a CDS encoding helix-turn-helix transcriptional regulator, whose protein sequence is MAKNLKLKLARVELDLTQGDLAEAVGVTRQTIGLIEAGKYNPSLSLCQSICRCLGKTLDQLFWEEEDEK, encoded by the coding sequence GTGGCTAAAAATTTAAAATTAAAATTAGCTCGTGTGGAGCTTGATTTAACACAAGGGGATTTGGCAGAGGCTGTGGGTGTTACTAGGCAGACTATAGGCTTGATTGAAGCTGGGAAATACAATCCTAGTCTCTCACTCTGTCAGTCCATTTGCAGATGTTTAGGCAAAACTTTAGATCAATTATTTTGGGAGGAAGAAGATGAAAAATAG
- a CDS encoding GNAT family N-acetyltransferase, protein MHVRLENKESHKAQEIGNLIRAYNRSKREEAESKPLNLYLEDEKGNLLAGLVAETFGNWLEIEYLFVKEELRGQGIGSKLLQRAENEAKKRNCRFAFVNTYQFQAPDFYISHGYKEVFTLQDYPYTGQRFYYQKDL, encoded by the coding sequence ATGCACGTTAGATTGGAAAATAAGGAGTCGCATAAAGCGCAAGAAATAGGGAATTTGATTCGTGCTTATAATCGTTCTAAAAGAGAAGAGGCTGAAAGTAAGCCACTGAATCTTTATCTCGAAGATGAAAAGGGCAATCTCTTGGCGGGCTTAGTAGCTGAGACTTTCGGAAATTGGTTGGAAATCGAATATCTGTTTGTGAAAGAGGAATTACGGGGACAAGGAATTGGTTCAAAACTATTGCAGCGAGCAGAAAATGAAGCCAAGAAACGAAACTGTCGTTTTGCTTTTGTCAATACTTACCAGTTTCAAGCGCCAGATTTTTATATAAGCCATGGCTACAAGGAAGTCTTTACCTTGCAAGACTATCCCTACACAGGGCAAAGATTTTATTACCAAAAGGATTTGTGA
- a CDS encoding amino acid permease, which yields MSENKKKNKMERGLTNRHVQVMAIAGTIGTGLFLGAGRSISLTGPSIILIYMITGAFMFLMMRAVGEMLYQDPEQHTFINFITRHLGKGWGYFSVWSYWLSVVFIGMAEITAISDYVRFWFPTWPSWLIQLVFLTILALVNLIAVKLFGEVEFWFAMVKIVAILAMIATGVFMVLTGFKTPHGVASLANISDQFSLFPNGVMNFVMAFQMVFFAYLMIEFIGVTTSETKNPRQVLPKAVKEIPLRIIFFYGGALIAIMAIIPWSYLNSSDSPFVTVFELAGIKWAAALINFVVLTSAASALNSTLYSTGRHLYQIAHDSPNRFLRAIKVDTLSRHNVPQNAIIASAILIALAAFINVLPGVSDAFALITASSSGVYIAIYILIMVAHLKYRKSQDFMADGYLMPQYRLLNPLTILFFVFVFVTLFLQESTFMGAVGSAIWILVFGIYSQWKFRK from the coding sequence ATGAGTGAAAATAAGAAGAAAAATAAAATGGAGCGTGGTTTAACCAATCGCCATGTTCAGGTGATGGCCATTGCGGGAACAATCGGAACAGGACTTTTCCTAGGTGCTGGTCGCTCTATCAGCCTTACAGGACCTTCTATCATCCTGATTTATATGATCACAGGAGCCTTTATGTTTTTGATGATGAGGGCTGTTGGAGAGATGCTGTATCAGGATCCGGAACAACATACCTTTATCAACTTTATCACACGTCATTTGGGGAAAGGCTGGGGATATTTCTCAGTTTGGTCTTATTGGTTGTCAGTTGTCTTTATCGGTATGGCAGAAATCACTGCCATCTCAGACTATGTCCGCTTCTGGTTTCCCACCTGGCCTAGCTGGCTGATTCAGCTTGTCTTTTTAACGATTTTGGCTTTGGTCAATCTGATTGCAGTTAAGCTCTTTGGCGAAGTCGAGTTTTGGTTTGCTATGGTCAAGATTGTAGCGATTTTAGCCATGATTGCAACAGGAGTCTTTATGGTTTTGACAGGCTTTAAGACACCCCATGGTGTTGCAAGTTTGGCAAATATCAGTGACCAATTCTCTCTTTTTCCAAACGGAGTTATGAACTTTGTCATGGCCTTTCAAATGGTATTTTTTGCCTATCTGATGATTGAGTTTATCGGGGTGACAACTTCTGAAACAAAGAACCCTCGTCAGGTCTTGCCCAAAGCTGTCAAGGAAATTCCTCTCAGAATTATCTTCTTCTACGGGGGAGCTCTCATTGCGATTATGGCCATTATTCCTTGGTCTTATCTTAATTCTTCAGATTCTCCTTTTGTAACGGTTTTTGAACTGGCAGGGATCAAGTGGGCGGCGGCTCTAATCAACTTTGTTGTCTTGACCTCAGCAGCGTCTGCTCTTAACTCAACTCTCTACTCAACAGGGAGACACTTATATCAGATTGCCCATGATTCGCCCAATCGTTTCTTAAGGGCCATCAAGGTCGATACCCTTTCTCGCCACAATGTTCCACAAAATGCCATCATCGCCTCAGCGATCTTGATTGCTCTGGCTGCCTTTATCAATGTGCTACCTGGTGTTTCAGATGCCTTTGCTTTGATCACAGCATCCTCATCAGGCGTTTACATCGCGATTTATATCTTGATAATGGTGGCCCATCTCAAATACCGCAAGTCACAAGATTTCATGGCTGATGGCTACCTCATGCCTCAGTATCGCTTGCTTAATCCCCTAACCATTCTCTTTTTTGTCTTTGTTTTTGTGACTCTCTTTTTGCAAGAGTCTACTTTCATGGGGGCAGTTGGTTCTGCTATCTGGATCCTTGTTTTTGGGATTTATAGTCAGTGGAAATTTAGAAAATAA
- the greA gene encoding transcription elongation factor GreA encodes MAEKTYPMTLEEKEKLEKELEELKLVRRPEVVERIKIARSYGDLSENSEYEAAKDEQAFVEGQISSLETKIRYAEIVNSDAVAQDEVAIGKTVTIQEVGEDEEEVYIIVGSAGADAFAGKVSNESPIGRALIGKKTGDTATIETPVGSYDVKILKVEKTA; translated from the coding sequence ATGGCAGAAAAAACTTACCCAATGACCCTTGAAGAAAAGGAAAAACTAGAAAAAGAATTAGAGGAGTTGAAACTCGTTCGACGTCCTGAAGTCGTAGAGCGTATCAAGATTGCTCGTTCCTATGGAGACCTTTCAGAAAATAGTGAGTATGAAGCAGCGAAAGATGAACAAGCTTTTGTTGAAGGTCAAATTTCAAGTCTAGAAACAAAGATTCGCTATGCTGAAATTGTTAATAGCGATGCGGTTGCCCAAGATGAGGTAGCAATCGGTAAGACAGTAACAATCCAAGAAGTCGGTGAAGACGAAGAAGAGGTCTACATCATCGTCGGTTCTGCAGGTGCAGATGCTTTTGCTGGTAAAGTCTCAAATGAAAGTCCGATTGGCCGTGCTCTAATTGGCAAGAAGACTGGCGATACTGCAACGATTGAAACACCAGTTGGTAGCTATGATGTCAAAATCTTAAAGGTTGAGAAAACAGCCTAA